The Deltaproteobacteria bacterium nucleotide sequence CAACACTTTAGCCGCTCTCTTTATCCCATCTAGCGACTCAAGAGAAATACTAGAATCTATATTGCCAAACTCCCTAATAGCTTCGACCATAGTAATGCGCTTCCAAGGAGGTGTGAAATCCAACTCCCTATCTTTGTAGTTTATCTTTAACCCGCCGGTTACTTCTTGGCAGAGTTTAACGATGAGCTCTTCAGTCAGATCCATTAAGGAATTATAAGTCGCATATGCCTGATAGAACTCCAAGATAGTAAATTCGGGATTATGTTCAGTGGACATTCCTTCATTGCGAAAAACTCTTCCCATCTCATAAACGCGCTCAAAGCCACCTACAAGCAAGCGCTTTAGGTGCAACTCAGGAGCAATCCTAAGATACAAATCGAGCGACAACGAATTGTGATGAGTCAAAAAGGGTTTAGCAGCAGCCCCACTCGCGACGGAATGCATCATCGGGGTCTCCACTTCTAAATACTCTCGAGAATTAAAAAATTCGCGAATAAGACCGAGAATTTTAGCTCGAGCCAAAAAGACGTCACGGCTTTGCTTGTTAACGATTAGATCGACATAGCGCTTTCGATATCGAGTTTCTACATCTGTCAATCCGTGCCATTTTTCTGGCAATGGATGCAAACACTTAACCAACAACCTATACTTTTCCGCATGCAAGGAAGGTTCGTTTGTCTTGGTGCGAAAGGCATAACCAGTAACTTCTATGATGTCGCCGAGGTCGAGAGATTTAAAACGCTCAAATGCCGCCTCTCCCAAATCATCGCGCTTAACATACACCTGAATCTGCCCATGGCGATCCTGAACGTGACAAAACGCCGCCTTACCCATCAATCTAATAGT carries:
- the lysS gene encoding lysine--tRNA ligase, whose translation is MSNTRSEQELVRIEKLSELRQHGDPFPNDVVVTATSERVRGNVDAEVELDEADRKRVTLAGRLMTIRLMGKAAFCHVQDRHGQIQVYVKRDDLGEAAFERFKSLDLGDIIEVTGYAFRTKTNEPSLHAEKYRLLVKCLHPLPEKWHGLTDVETRYRKRYVDLIVNKQSRDVFLARAKILGLIREFFNSREYLEVETPMMHSVASGAAAKPFLTHHNSLSLDLYLRIAPELHLKRLLVGGFERVYEMGRVFRNEGMSTEHNPEFTILEFYQAYATYNSLMDLTEELIVKLCQEVTGGLKINYKDRELDFTPPWKRITMVEAIREFGNIDSSISLESLDGIKRAAKVLGFDGIDSLDDYGRAVYEVFDVCIEERIVSPTFITKHPLSISPLSRASADDGRFVDRFELIVAGMELANAFSELNDPFEQHRRLEDQLKAKMQGDEEAMDMDEDFVTALEYGMPPTAGEGIGIDRLVMILVGATSIRDVILFPQMRPLT